Within the Flavobacterium sp. 9R genome, the region GTTTTAAAAGATTATTTGATGCTAAATGACTTTGATGTTGTGCTAGCAAAAAACGGAATGGAAGGTTTTGAAAAATTTAAGAAGGACAATTACGATTTGTGTATCTTAGATGTTATGATGCCTTACAAAGACGGATATACTTTAGCCAAAGAAATTCGTGAGAAAAACAGCGAAGTGCCAATCATCTTTTTAACCGCAAAAACGATGAAAGAAGATGTAATGAAAGGCTATAAAGCAGGTGCTGATGATTATCTAAACAAGCCTTTTGATTCAGAAGTGTTGTTGATGAAAATCAAAGCCATCATTCAAAGAAAATCTTCTGAAGTGAAAACAGACCAAGTGCAGTTTGAATTCAACATCGGGAAGTTCCATTTGAACTCTAAATTGAGATTTTTGACCTTCCAAAATGAAGAACCAATCAAATTGTCTCCAAAA harbors:
- a CDS encoding response regulator transcription factor, with the protein product MENVNKKILLVEDDLNFGAVLKDYLMLNDFDVVLAKNGMEGFEKFKKDNYDLCILDVMMPYKDGYTLAKEIREKNSEVPIIFLTAKTMKEDVMKGYKAGADDYLNKPFDSEVLLMKIKAIIQRKSSEVKTDQVQFEFNIGKFHLNSKLRFLTFQNEEPIKLSPKENELLKMLILHENDLMPRELALTKIWRDDNYFTSRSMDVYIAKLRKYLKPDEDVEILNIHGEGFRLVVKSSTTA